The following are from one region of the Nicotiana tomentosiformis chromosome 7, ASM39032v3, whole genome shotgun sequence genome:
- the LOC138896201 gene encoding uncharacterized protein, whose translation MEDDKIEYVLLKIFGETLSKGAMIWHHNLPPNSIDSFAMLADSFVKAHAGAIKVKTRKSDLFKLKQRDNEMLRKFVSRFQMEQMDLSSIADDWAVQAFTQGLNIRSSVASQQLKQNLIEYPAITWADVHNRYHSKIRVDDDKLGAPSGSVYPVRTLDRVKRDIDHEPRSNRDRYQPYNGDWRSSGSGRNSM comes from the coding sequence aTGGAGGACGACAAAATTGAGTATGTTCTACTGAAAATATTTGGGGAGAccttgtcaaagggagctatgatatggcatcacaacttacctcctaattctattgactcatttgctatgcttgcagactctttcgtaaaagcacatgctggtgccatcaaggtcaagactaggaaatcagaccttttcaaactCAAAcagagggataacgagatgctcagaaaatttgtgtcccgatttcaaatggaacaaatggatTTGTCGTCGatcgctgatgattgggctgttcaagctttcactcagggacttaatattcgaagctcggtggcttcacaacagCTAAAGCAGAACCTGATAGAATACCCGGCCATTACATGGGCTgacgtgcataaccggtatcactcaaaaattagagtcgatgATGATAaactcggggccccttcggggtctgtctatcccgtcagaaccctcgacagagtcaagagagacatcgatcatgAACCTAGGTCAAACAGGGATCGGTACCAGCCATATAATGGAGATTGGAGAAGTAGTGGGTCAGGAAGGAACTCCATGTGA